The Apis cerana isolate GH-2021 linkage group LG10, AcerK_1.0, whole genome shotgun sequence DNA window TGAATTACTAAGAAGTAGCCTTCGGGATGACATTATGGCTATGGTCTAAACGGTGCATGGCGCTCATCAGAGGGATGCAACAGTGCACCTggcacacatacacacagaGCAGCTCTTACTCCAATACAAACACGTGCCTCGTAATATCGAGACTTTTCATGCATCACTTTTTTCCGCGCGGTTACTGATACGGGAGAAACAACGGGTGGACGTATGTTTTCTGAATGgacgtaataaattaatctacgTTTTGCTGATGTGTCTCAATGTTTTGAGACCGCGTCGCATccgttcttttttccctctagGAGGTTATTGATTCCCGTATAAGAGTGAAGCCAGACGAGTAATGATCATTGGCTGGCTCATTTCTAACAAACTGAAAACTTGTTATCACTGTAGAAAAAAAGGAGCCAACAAGCCTTCCAGCGGTAATCTTGATCACGCACCTCTTCAGAAAATCCATTAACTCGTTCGACAACACTAAAATCGACACAATTTTCACTGATTTCAGCTGTTCAGATCGCTACAAACTGCGCACCGTTCATCCCGAAGCAACTAATGTCCTGATATTAACGATAATTGATCGCTCACCTGCTGCACCAACGAACCTGACAATTAGCCATTTTCATTCCGCCACTACAGTCTGTTTCGCATTGTCGATAATAAACATACTTTATGGACGAGCTTGTTACTTGCGGCGCTAGTATCCACATAAAATCAGTCGATTATGTTGTTTGGAAAGGTTCATtctagaagaatatttttatttaatgcattCCTaagtttgtatttaaataataattacaaagaacatacgatatttttcaacatttcatgtaaatttgtaaaatgataaatgataaatttgtatCAATACAACTTTTTTGatgtattattaagaaaactaTGTTATCTTATGAGATCaagattgatttttgtttgtttgtatcagaaagaatacatatatacatacatacatatcacacacacgcacacacgcgcgcacacacacgcaccaaaatattttgattttaaaaatatggttataattaaactttttattttttataaaaagttatttatagtatattgaaataaaatcgattaaacaaggtcaattttaaatcttatatttaaatataaattcaaataatgttcaattaaatattataatatatatttatagcaataaatctatttgacataaataaaattatttagaaaatttatgactctttacatgtaaaaatatataatatttaaaaatatctaaaattgtatcgatatatatttaaataatttattacattaaaaattaatctgttatagttttattttaataaaaaaaaatttttttaaatttcaaattattaacatttaaatatatactcaaatcacttattttaataaaatttttgaaattaataaaataaataacaattatttacttaatttattaaaaattacttactcatattaaaattatttcatatgataataattggaaaatattggtttaaatcattttatttattggcgAACATCATTATCACTGATTTTCAAGTTGACAGTCGtgcatagaaaagaaaaaatagtatgCGCGAATACTTACACCAgtcataagaaatatatactttcGTGTCGTAGTGTCAGAGAATAATAGTATTCGCAATTCTGTTAGATAGATTTGggcgattaatattaaatacaaaatatatatttgtagcagtaatattttatctctctttcgttCGCACTCACACTCTCTCtcgtaatataataacacatATCTCTTTGTAATATAGATAATCTTTCTTTGATTTTGCAAGGCCAGCATAGAAATCACACTAGAGAATGATGAActtagtctttttttttctaaattttagacAAAGAGACGCTCTTATCAAATGACccattatttaaacataattaacattatatacatttgtaaAAGTAATTTCACCTAATTTTCGAgcttttcataaatatgaaatttaatgcgcagtaatgaaaatttgtgaGTACTTGCATTTATATTCGATAGtgagatatatgtatacagctattaaaatttctttcatatccTGCagcatcaaatttttatattgtatgtatatacgtatgtgcGTGCTTTCTTCAAATCATTTTAgttgtttgtttataaaacgatattttggAATTCAAAATCACTCGAGATATATTTTCTGGTAGTCGAGATGCTTCGAGTATCTCTCTTACAAATTCCACGAAATCAAATATTCGGATGACCTATTTTTCGCTCAGTCTAAAACAACATTGTAAATATACGTTGATCGTAAACTCTATAAAATACACCGTGTGTGCTCATCTTTACGACAGTTAAAAATAGCATTACTGAAAAGTGTTCGCAGCGATtactattttttgtatattttttgaaagtttcattttgttgaaaattttagcCGGCAttacaaaaatcattatttgaaataaatttaaaagtaaattgtcATAAAATAGATTCCAAGATATAGTTCTTTTATATGTGATGATGTTTTGacgagaaattttcattttttcgtataccacaatttttttctagagaTAAGAATTCTCGTGAATAACGATTTTTCGCTATAAACAATAcaagtaattgaaaaaaatcatgtcATATCGAGAAAATGACAAATTAGAAGTTTCATTTAAAGAGGAAAATTGTGATATAGTCCAAAACGACATTGTACAGGCAGTGATAATCGTAATATGtctgcaaaatatttataaagagatacaaaattcagaaaaaaaaaacttgtactTGTAGAAAAAACTTTTGCTTGAGAAAAGTACATGCTATTTTATACGCAGATTTTAGAGGCGAATATTGTATGAAAAGGAATGTAGAAAACTAAGAAAAGTAGATTTTACTATGATAAACTTTGGTATTATATATGAGTGAACTTTCGAGTCCCTctgtcctttcttttcttcaacaTTTTCGATCTTTCTACGTAGAAAGATagccaaatatttataaaaaaaaaaaaaaaagaaaaaaaaaaaaaaaacatataaaatacaacgaaattaataataatgataataatattaataatataataataatagcaatagttttaataataataaaaataaatcatactaATACCATTTTGtgaaagataatgaaaaaaacggTGCATAACTAAGCAAATGAAATACACTTAGTTTACTTTGCGTATTAGTGAACAATGAACGGTAATACGTGTCTTACTCGTATGTTACTGACACATCgatatatcgtaataattgttattaaacaatttggtGCATTTAAATCATTACAACCGTGAAAACGGTTAGAAAATCTAATCTTATTCTACATTGGCTAATGATGCCGGAAGATTTAACTAACGAGGtgttttcatatttgttaaaGTTGTTTCAGACTAATACTAAAAAACTAGTAATGGTTTCGGTAAATTCACCGCGACGAATACTGTAATTAACGATACATATCCTTGTTTCAATGTGAGACGTcagaaatatatcgataaaacacATATTTCTATAACCCACAAGCGTATGGGTATTTATACCAGtcactttatattattgtatggGACAATATGCAGTTATCTCATTCGAAAACAGTATGAGAATTGTAActgctattttatatataatatataatatatatatatatatatatatcgatctttcgatttatgcacatttaattattacaagtaaaatatgttatattaatttctgtatatttattcTCGATTTTGGAAACTAAGTCTAAAGGCCATGttactttttattctaatCTATCTATTATAATGACAAGATGTACCTACTTTTTCAAACATTcctatttgtatttatttatgtgtATGTTTGTATGTgtcatttatttgtaattatattgacTATTAGAGATTAACTTACGtctactaataaattaatagataaataatattgttaaagatcaaacaaatatttctacaaGTAACAATTAGCGTCTACGTTGTAAATACCTCGAAAGACGTATCgctatatttatatcgcaAAAAACATTTTCTCTAAATATCCTTCACTGACCCGTTCTTTCGTAATATACAGggtatatatcaatttaccTAAAGAAGTTCAACCACAGTGTTAAAACGTAACGTAAAGCATTTGAATTGCAAGTTTCAAACTCTTTGCAAACAGCttcggaaaaatttcttttcaagaaTCGATTCCGAAAAAGTATGTCGAGTTTATTTATAGAGTTTTCAACTACTGCGCCtaactaattattaaaatctaataattgcAACGGGAAGTTATGCGCCGATGAAGGCAGGGTTAAATGTATCTCAAAGCCATCTTTAAACGGTAGATGTCTGTTGATTGTTGTTGTCCAATGGAATACTCGTCGAACATTCCTTCAGCATAGCTCTCAATCGAagaatttctttcgatgcCGCTGCGAGATCGGACTGCAATTGAAGTTCCTTTTCTCGCAGACGTTTTATATCACGTTGGCAGGtctgtaaaataatatcgtaCTTAAATCATGGTAACAAAGCGTATACAACATTTACCACAGCGTACAAACGTACCACATTTTGCCTCAGCAAATCTAATTTATCGCATTTAAGCCTCGTAACTTCCATTCTCAAGTTTTCGGTTTCTAAAATGCCATCCTTAGTGGTACACCTCGTGGTATCGTGCGTCTCGGCCGAGCTCATCGATTCGAGGCCCGTGTCGCTGTCCGGATATACGACCTGATCCAGTTCAAGTTCGCTGTTCAACGAGCTGTCGTCACTTTCCGAAATAACACGTTGAGTCGTTTCCGTCTTTTCCGACCTCTCTTGCTTCCGTAAATTTTCGTGAGTCAGTCTTTGAACGGATGAAATTTTGTCCACCACCGTGTTATCGTTGCTAGCGCAAATGGATGCGGTAGACTCTCTCCGATCAACCTCGTCTTGCTGCAAAGTGGCCAAACTGCTATCTTGGTTATCCGTGTTCGACAAACTACTGTCCTGACTACCCAAGCTGGGACTTCCACGCTCCGAATCTCTTCTAAGGGTTAAATCGGGCGAGCCTAAGGGGCTCGAGGGCTCCACCGAACGTTTGCTATTAATTTTCGTGGTCGATTGTCGATTGCTCGGCGGACTAGACTCCGACTGGCCCTTTTTCGACAACTGTTGCGGCACGCTTTCCGTCGACGCGTTTCTAACGCGCGATATCAGAGCTTTTCGTACGGTGTCGATAAATCTGGATCCACTTCCACCGCTGCCGGATCCCGATGCGTCGTTGCCGGTCGGGCTTACTGGACAATTGCCTCCGAAAGTTAGACCGCTACCTCCGAATCCGATTGCTCCACCGAGAAATTCAGCTGTCTTCGCTTGCAATTCTTCCGTCAGAGATTCCAACAAAGCTGACCTCGTTCTCAACTATTTCggcgtttaaaaaataattgatatttaaatatatatatatatatatatattcttataatttattaatgttctCGTAATAgtgcgaataattaaattacctcgagtttcgaaaatttctcaGCTTTATACGCCGCATTCTCAGCGTTCACTAATTTCGTCAGGAGGAATTCCTTGAATTCGATTCCTCGTAAAAATACAGCCGGAGTCGGTAAAGCTGGACCAAACAAGGGAACGTCGTTCCGTGCCGTTACACTGACCTTGTACCTACAGAACAcgaatctttatataaatatcgtacGAATACCGACCAGAACGTAacgtacaagaaaaaaaaagaaaaattatttatcgatcgaacaaAAGGAAAACGTAAGGAtttctgttaaaatatttggattGCTCGTTCGTGAAGTAAGTATTTAGCGATTTCGTAACTGATGCATAAccttacttatataatataacaaaaaaaaaagaaaaattatttatcgatcgaacgcATAACCTTACTTATACGGTatgcaacaaaaaaaaaaaagaaaaattatttatcgatcgaacaaaagaaaaacgtaaggatttctattaaaatatttggattCCTCGTAAGTTGAGAATTTAGCGACTTCGTAACTGACGCATCCGAGAATTTCACGCATAACCTTACTTATACGATATAcaacagaaaaaaagaaaaattatttatcgatcgaacgcATAACCTTACTTATGAGatatacaacaaaaaaaaaaagaaaattatttatcgatcgaacaaAAGGAAAACATAaggatttctattaaaatattgttggaTTGTTCGTTCGTAAAGTATTTAGCGATTTCGTAACTAACGCAGAGAATTTCACGCATAACCTAACTTACACGGTAtgcaacaaaaaaaagaaaattatttatcgatcgaacaaAAGGAAAACGTAaggatttctattaaaatatttggattGTTCGTTCGCAAAGTAAGTATTTGGCGATTTCGTAACTGACGCATCCGAGAATTCCATGCATAACCTTACTTATGCGatatacaacaaaaaaaaagaaaaattatttatcgatcgaacgcATAACCTTACTTACACGGTatgcaacaaaaaaaaaaaaaaaagaaaattatttatcgatcgaacaaAAGGAAAACGTAaggatttctattaaaatatttggattGTTCGTTCGCAAAGTAAGTATTTAGCGATTTCGTAACTGACGCATCCGAGAATTTCACGCATAACCTTACTTCCACAGATATATACGAATCTAAGAATATACCTCGTATTAGGTGTGCAGGGGTCGACGACTTGTACCACGATGAATGCATGTAAGAAGTGGCTCGCGATCATATCTGGACTGAAAGGGGTTGGCTCCTCTTGGAATATTATCGCGACGATGTCGTTCCCGATGTGTCTTTTGCGCTGCAATTGCTGCGAGTCCCCTGGACTGTACGGCAAAAGGGAGGCGACGTGGAACAACACTTCTCGGCCTCGAAATACCTCGTACACCGCCGAATCGCCCGTCTGCCCGTGTCTAGTGTCCAAACCTCCGCGATACctatttttttgttgaaaaaaaattcaacaaaaattattttcacaatcaattccataaataactgatacacatatatatactatacccTTTGTGATCCCTTAAATCGATCTTTTGCCCGAGCAAGTCGAGAAATTCTTGGAAAGCAGGCGTGATCTGCCTGTTCCCAAAAAGCTGCTCCTCGGTCACCTGGCCGGCGCGTTGATGAAGAACGCCGAATTTGAACCTCGAGACCAATGCGTGCTCGTCGTATCGCGCTATCAGCGTACCGGCACCGGAACAGACAACGGGCATCAGCGTGCTCACGTTCAGCGACTCGTTGATGGCCTGCGATgaaaacgatcgaaaataataataagcgaCGATGAATCGATTGAAGAATTTAAGCttctcgattattaaaattaacaaaatcgaATCGACCCGAATTCACCAATCTCAATGcctctttgaaaataatccaATATCCTGCGAggtgtaaataataaacaagacttaaatattgaaaataaaattttttttaaaattcatttttataattcaaggAAGAGATTCGAGACTCCTTACTTTatctagaattaattaaacaaaggttattaattaaaattatcgataaacgaTCTTGGAATAAAcgaagaaatcgatcgaacaGAGCATCGAATAGAGttaaatgttgaaatttttcgatgaaatatttaaaaaaaaaaaaaaaattcgcttcACCTTGACCATTTTCGCGGGTGACGGATTCGGGCCGAGGTTCGCGGCCGGTACCAATTCGTGGGTGGAGCCTGCCCGCAACCGCAACAATACCCTCCAATGCTCCTGTCCAGCGACCGTCTCGGCCTTCACCGAGACGAGGACCGGCCCGTTCTCTCCGTCCCTTCCGACCAGGTTCACGTGCTCCtgcaaaagaaaattcgtTCAATACGGGTGGGTTGGAAGCGAGCCGGGCCCACTTTTTTACGACCCATCCGCTGCCTCGCTCTCCGACCGAGCGGTGAAAGGCGCAACATTTTCGAAAGGGTGCGCGCGAAAGGTCGAACGATCGATTCGTCGTCGCCTCCTTTTTCCTGCGAAAAGCGTTTCGAACGAACGCGAATGGGGATAAGAATGAATGACAAGGCTGAACTTGGAAcagtattttgattatatacgGGACAAGTTGAgaattttcaacgaattttCTGGCGAGAAATCGAGTAAGATTTTGAGTTATATCCGAACGGAATTCATGTGTAAAATTTCGTGTGTGATCAATCGGGAAATCAAGTTTCAGTCGgaagaaaatatgtatttaaaaaaaagagaaaaaagtacGCGTAACGACAATATAAAACGCGTAATTATCTACGAATTTGTTTACCGTGTTTGTAATGtacgaataatgaaaataatcgtaaattgGTTATTGCAGAGACATCGTCAAgagaataacaattaaaatgcaCTAACTCCGGAAAGGTCGAGTTATATTTAACTACAATTAAACGCTCgttaaaaacgatattttattcacgAGCATAGAATTACCGATAATGTTATCTTCGGGCATGATAATAATCGATGCGCATAcggcaattttctttttcgcacGATTTGACTTAACATTGAATTCTCttgacttttatttttatttatttatttatttatctttttttttaccaacttgtttattatatatatatatacgtacatcgAGTAATTGAACGAACGTTGAAACTGGAAatttgatggaaaaatatcaatgaaaagaTTTTAGTCAAAAAAATTGGATTCGAAGCAACGTATCGCGGGCTTTTAATTgggaaacaatttttaattaaatgtaattaaaccGGATGATACGTATACGTAGTGATTGAATCGGTaaacagataaaaaataatctcggttaattgaaaagaaagtttttaaagtaattcttGAAAGCGCgaactttgtattttttttttttttttcgtgaattccttcttcttcgtaGCTACacgaaattttgttaatagtctcgaaaagtttttctcttcgttatttgtaaaatttataaatatactaaatatactttgtttttaataaaaagaaaacactgTCCATCTTTACGCACgtaacgataaattaaaaaagagaaaatggagGAAATAAATGAACATGTTTAAAGCGTCGGCAATCCGTTAAACGGATAAACTCGTCTTTCCCAGTTAACGGCCTAACAGgaataaaattgcatttatatcCACTCAAGCAATTTGTAACTGTAATTGTGCTTGTAGGAAagaatattcaagaaatttaaattgcatagAAATCTCATAAAACTTTACTTGTGCCATAGAGATTATAGAGATATGaatgaaaacaaattacaaagtaatgaaataaaaactaaaatacaGATTGTTTTTCCGAAACGAGATACGGTAACATATCTGTGCAAGAGTAAAATCCTTAGATAATAACGACTGACGATAAAACAGAATAGttgaggaggagagagagagagagagagaaaaaagaaaaataaaaacgaacgcATTCGATTCATAAAACTTAATAACAAACAAGTATcgcaattaagataaaaaaattcgatgtaTCCATTGGTAACGCACATTTTACTTCATCATCGAAATAAACATGTTTCTTCGTAAGATAAAtcttcgtaaaaattaattctcaatattccgaagaataattacaattacgtgtaattacaatttattagtaCCTTGTTATATCTCGTTAAACGTTTATTCGTGATTTCCGATATTCTCAGAGACGCACGAAGATCCATTTAATACCCAAAGAGAAagcgaatatatatacacattccTTCTGGTATTTTAtcctttcgatattttctccGTATTTCAACGAAAATCAAAGTTCAAAgaggaatgaaaaaagaacgaagcgattgaaaaatgtttaaaaacaaAGTCCGAGCGTggaattaaaatctatgttaTATCTCGGTTAAATCTCGATCTTAAATAAtccaaaaaagagaaaagaaagagaagagggcAAACGGAAGAAAAGCGGAGGCATCTTAAAAGCTAGCAAGAATGAAAATCGGGGATgtcgaagaggagaggagaagagtTTCTTCTTACAAGCATTGCTGCTCGTAGCTATGAGAACGTTCCCACTCCCACGCCCGAACAGTgctcctttccttttcctgcGCCTCCCCTccattccttttctctctgaCCCGCGCCTCATCTTCCTTCTCCATCTACCTTGGTCACTATGCGCGTACAACGATCGCGAAATGTATATATGCAATGCGCACAGCCTGATTACCAAGTAACCAACGCGGTTATTTCTGCTTGGATCGCTGGATACGATTGTAACACGCGATTAAATAGCGCGATCTTTTATCTTGGTCTAGAAAAGCAAATTTATTCCACGATCACCTCCTCCGTATTCCTTCGAAAAGCCATCATGGTTTCCAGCACGCGTGCGTATCTATCTTGCCCATTAACGGCGTGCTTCAgccaataaagataaatttaagctttgtaataataaactcGGAACCATTTGATCCTAACCGTTATTATTCTCTCCGTTTTATCTTTAGCATCTGTATTTTTGCCAAGTATAAATAGAATTCGTttcaataatcgaataatacgTTCTGACGCTATCTtggcataattaatattattttagaaaaataactgGCTTAATTATCTCTTAATTACtgcataaaaattcgattaaacgaaccgtgaaaaaaattcaacggaacaaaagaaataatatcatttcgaTGAAACATTTTCAAAGACATTGTACGTCTAtcgattgttttcgataaaATGTCATCTCGAACGGCGTTACCgcgttgaatttgaaatttcagattttacaattttttaatcgggTCGCGTCTCGATACGcgtttattaaacatatttcttataaCGTATACGAAgcaaaatcatcaaaatccGTTTCAgacttaataataaacgattttaTCGCCTCGATTTTTTCCGTTGGATATGCATTTTTTACCAACGATTAAAATTCGTTCCTTTAATCAGACTACATTGTTCCACGAACAATGTTCACGCatctttattcataaattgcaACTCGGCCGCAATAATTAAGCAAAGGATACGGACAGTGATGTTCGCAATCATCATGCGTTTACTATTTCAAACTGCACGCGTGTTGTTTGTTCGAGAGCGAGTAAGGGGACTAATCGGCTCAAGACGGactataatcttataattccTTCGTTCAACATCGGTCAATTACCACGGATTTACAGTTTTAACAGTTACCATAGAGTAAGTAACAATTTACTACCGCGTTAATCGTTCTTTATTATGTAATCGGAAATTACACATATACGTTTACAAAattgtttctaataaaattgaatgacgttttaaattatttcattcacgATACGAAACTTGAAGGAAACGGTACGTCTTCGATACACACGACCAAACACTTTGACCAGCCAATCGATAACCGATATACTGAATTTATATGCGAAACACGGTTTACGGAAGTACGCATTTCGCATTATTCTCGCGTCACGTTTATAATTaacgaacaattttcaaagttattacaatttatttgtaaaatcagaacggagagagagaaagaggttaACTAACTCTCTCTAATTGAAAGGTATGAATTTACTTTGTAAGAATTCGCTTTAATCTTTTACTAGAAAAGCGCGACAACAATGTAACAACAACGCGAGACGGCACAATTACGAATCCTCGAAGCTTTCGTACGTTACGCGacgcgagaaatttttcacggAAAAATACGAGGCGAGGGCGGACGATATTTACGTAatgtttattcgaaattacaatttacCGTAAGTGGATTAAACGGTATTTTGTATTTCGGTAATACAGGCATAATGAGACGTCCAAGTATCTAACGACTGACCTTGCCATCGACCGctgcgtgtgtgtgtatcgTCGAATTAGCTACCACTACATGCTCGCGGAGAAAAAACGCCAGTAACattcccccctctcctctcccttcccctGCCTCCCCACCATATTTCAAACGAGAAACCTTTCGACCAAGTTTTAGCGAACTTAATCCCGTTGTATCTTTCCCCGTGAAACCTATACCACAAATTCACGTCCACGTGTGTACGTGAAACGTGGGTAATTTTAGTTTCTTTCTCGTTCTTCACTTCGACCACGGAGCGAAATTGACGAAAGGGAGATAGATAAccgatgtttaaaattatacaagtgatatatatatacgttaccCTGCCGACGAAAAATCGCCTGTAGCACTTGGCCGTGTCGTCTTGGTCTATCCTCGGTTGCCATGCAGGCTGGGCCGGAAGTAACGCCCTGCCAGCCGAGTCCAGGGCGTGTCGATGATCGGTACCGTCGACCCAGTAACCAGGCGGTGTCACCACCAGAGGTGGCTGAGATCCGGAAGTGGCTTGCTGAAGCGCAGCCTCCATAAGAGCCCTGCCAACGGGTGCATCGCCGACCGGTGACGGGGATGGCGTGGGTGTGTGATTATTCTGATTACCAGGACTCGACGCTGCCCTGTCCTCCCTCGGGGTCTGTAATCACGACAGCCCAGTTCGATACTCGCCTCTCtgtccttccctccctctctctcactctctctcactcactcactctctCTGCGTTTTCGCAATTTAAActcgaagaattttcattcttttttaaatcaggTGTAtcgataaatgaatgaatgtaaagtagatgttaaaaaaaggaaaggaaacgtattttataattgtaattattatcgtaaattgagtaattttcaaattgcgCAGCGGATgaggtgaaaaatttttttttttgtttaacttGCGAAACTAATTAACGAAACGAGTTTAACGCAATATGTATAccgttttaaaataagtagtcgggtatgtgtatatatatgtatgtgtgtgtgtatacatatatatatgcgcaATTTTGAATACACTGATCAATCAACATCGAGGGAGAATATTCATGACGTGGTAAGTCATTTCGCGATAAATAACGTAACTTAACTGTACATCACGTCTACAAGCcgtaaaattttaactcaACGTTATACACCGGCGGGAACCaagtaattattttccttttcccctcttttcttttttaagtattattagAGAGCCATGTACACGCTCTTTTATACGTATACACACGccttttaatgaatttcatttggCATTGTTGTACCAACCATACGCGCCACTCCTGTACCTTTGATGCACGGAACTTCTTATACACTCGCTTTCTACGCTTCTTTATCGTGCCGGCCCTTTTGCGGAACTTTGAATAGTCCCGGTTATATAAAGAACCGAGCAGGATGGCCAACTATTCGATGCAACAGATGCGAACGAATGATGTGActaattaaaggaaaaaaaaaataaatcgacgaAACCCACTTTTCAACCACGATTCCTTTCGTCCCCGAATGAAATTCTTACGAACTCGTGGaagtcaaatttaaatttttctattggaaaattaaaa harbors:
- the LOC114578087 gene encoding rap1 GTPase-activating protein 1 isoform X2 yields the protein MRRPLIRHLSEGGAGDNTNGRRQQSVKEDDRASYTWNCREYGHHLSSCDLLKVPTALGCRGQTTSPEPRIAIHRSKWIDGRLVEYVQKKRWNSEDGGSRGRQQLEQSVYCEAESRRSASEDERQDVQPGGNQQEKIKSTTQDLFELLERVQCSRLDDQRCVLPPYFSQTPREDRAASSPGNQNNHTPTPSPSPVGDAPVGRALMEAALQQATSGSQPPLVVTPPGYWVDGTDHRHALDSAGRALLPAQPAWQPRIDQDDTAKCYRRFFVGREHVNLVGRDGENGPVLVSVKAETVAGQEHWRVLLRLRAGSTHELVPAANLGPNPSPAKMVKAINESLNVSTLMPVVCSGAGTLIARYDEHALVSRFKFGVLHQRAGQVTEEQLFGNRQITPAFQEFLDLLGQKIDLRDHKGYRGGLDTRHGQTGDSAVYEVFRGREVLFHVASLLPYSPGDSQQLQRKRHIGNDIVAIIFQEEPTPFSPDMIASHFLHAFIVVQVVDPCTPNTRYKVSVTARNDVPLFGPALPTPAVFLRGIEFKEFLLTKLVNAENAAYKAEKFSKLELRTRSALLESLTEELQAKTAEFLGGAIGFGGSGLTFGGNCPVSPTGNDASGSGSGGSGSRFIDTVRKALISRVRNASTESVPQQLSKKGQSESSPPSNRQSTTKINSKRSVEPSSPLGSPDLTLRRDSERGSPSLGSQDSSLSNTDNQDSSLATLQQDEVDRRESTASICASNDNTVVDKISSVQRLTHENLRKQERSEKTETTQRVISESDDSSLNSELELDQVVYPDSDTGLESMSSAETHDTTRCTTKDGILETENLRMEVTRLKCDKLDLLRQNVTCQRDIKRLREKELQLQSDLAAASKEILRLRAMLKECSTSIPLDNNNQQTSTV
- the LOC114578087 gene encoding rap1 GTPase-activating protein 1 isoform X1, which produces MRRPLIRHLSEGGAGDNTNGRRQQSVKEDDRASYTWNCREYGHHLSSCDLLKVPTALGCRGQTTSPEPRIAIHSGRSKWIDGRLVEYVQKKRWNSEDGGSRGRQQLEQSVYCEAESRRSASEDERQDVQPGGNQQEKIKSTTQDLFELLERVQCSRLDDQRCVLPPYFSQTPREDRAASSPGNQNNHTPTPSPSPVGDAPVGRALMEAALQQATSGSQPPLVVTPPGYWVDGTDHRHALDSAGRALLPAQPAWQPRIDQDDTAKCYRRFFVGREHVNLVGRDGENGPVLVSVKAETVAGQEHWRVLLRLRAGSTHELVPAANLGPNPSPAKMVKAINESLNVSTLMPVVCSGAGTLIARYDEHALVSRFKFGVLHQRAGQVTEEQLFGNRQITPAFQEFLDLLGQKIDLRDHKGYRGGLDTRHGQTGDSAVYEVFRGREVLFHVASLLPYSPGDSQQLQRKRHIGNDIVAIIFQEEPTPFSPDMIASHFLHAFIVVQVVDPCTPNTRYKVSVTARNDVPLFGPALPTPAVFLRGIEFKEFLLTKLVNAENAAYKAEKFSKLELRTRSALLESLTEELQAKTAEFLGGAIGFGGSGLTFGGNCPVSPTGNDASGSGSGGSGSRFIDTVRKALISRVRNASTESVPQQLSKKGQSESSPPSNRQSTTKINSKRSVEPSSPLGSPDLTLRRDSERGSPSLGSQDSSLSNTDNQDSSLATLQQDEVDRRESTASICASNDNTVVDKISSVQRLTHENLRKQERSEKTETTQRVISESDDSSLNSELELDQVVYPDSDTGLESMSSAETHDTTRCTTKDGILETENLRMEVTRLKCDKLDLLRQNVTCQRDIKRLREKELQLQSDLAAASKEILRLRAMLKECSTSIPLDNNNQQTSTV